One stretch of Ipomoea triloba cultivar NCNSP0323 chromosome 8, ASM357664v1 DNA includes these proteins:
- the LOC116026718 gene encoding serine hydroxymethyltransferase 2, mitochondrial-like, which translates to MHMSMALRRLFTSSSSSSSAASLLLRPLSGVSSLRYSSSLHNQALRQKEDPRVTWTKQLNAPLEQVDPEIADIIELEKARQWKGLELIPSENFTSVSVMQAVGSVMTNKYSEGYPGARYYGGNEYIDMAERLCQKRALETFQLDPEKWGVNVQSLSGSPANFQVYTALLKPHERIMALDLPHGGHLSHGYQTDTKKISAVSIFFETMPYRLDESTGYIDYDQLEKSATLFRPKLIVAGASAYARLYDYARIRKVCDKQKAVMLADMAHISGLVAAGVIPSPFEYADVVTTTTHKSLRGPRGAMIFFRKGLKEINKQGKEVMYDYEDKINQAVFPGLQGGPHNHTITALAVALKQAMTPEYRAYQEQVLSNCSKFAESLIGRGYDLVSGGTENHLVLVNLRNKGIDGSRVEKVLELVHIAANKNTVPGDVSAMVPGGIRMGTPALTSRGFVEDDFVKVAEFFDGAVKLALEIKAKTEGTKLKDFVATMSSDTGFQSEIAKLRSEVEEYAKQFPTIGFEKEMMKYKH; encoded by the exons ATGCATATGTCAATGGCTCTCCGAAGGCTATTcacctcttcctcctcctcctcctccgccgctTCACTTCTGCTCCGTCCTCTCTCCGGTGTCTCCTCCCTCCGATACTCG TCCTCGTTGCACAATCAAGCGCTTCGACAAAAGGAGGACCCCCGCGTTACG TGGACGAAGCAATTGAATGCCCCGCTTGAACAAGTTGATCCGGAGATTGCCGACATCATTGAGCTCGAAAAAGCCCGCCAATGGAAG GGACTAGAGCTCATACCGTCGGAGAATTTCACTTCGGTGTCGGTTATGCAAGCAGTTGGATCAGTAATGACCAACAAGTACAGTGAAGGGTACCCTGGTGCTCGATACTACGGAGGAAATGA GTATATTGATATGGCAGAGAGATTGTGTCAAAAGCGTGCTTTAGAAACTTTCCAATTGGATCCTGAGAAATGGGGAG TTAATGTTCAGTCACTATCAGGATCTCCTGCAAATTTTCAAGTGTATACCGCTTTGCTGAAACCGCATGAGAGAATCATGGCTCTTGATCTTCCTCATGGTGGACATCTTTCGCATGGTTATCAG ACTGACACCAAGAAGATTTCTGCCGtctctattttttttgagaCAATGCCATACAGATTGGATGAGAGCACAGGGTACATTGACTATGACCAG CTGGAGAAAAGTGCAACACTTTTTAGACCAAAATTAATTGTTGCTGGTGCAAGTGCTTATGCACGCCTATATGATTATGCACGTATTCGTAAG GTATGTGACAAGCAAAAAGCTGTAATGTTGGCAGACATGGCACACATTAGCGGCTTGGTTGCTGCAGGGGTCATTCCCTCACCCTTTGAGTATGCAGATGTTGTTACAACTACAACACATAAGTCACTTCGTGGGCCACGTGGGGCAATGATCTTCTTCAGGAAGGGATTGAAGGAGATTAATAAACAAGGAAAAGAA GTTATGTATGACTATGAAGACAAAATTAACCAAGCAGTTTTTCCCGGACTTCAAGGTGGTCCTCACAATCACACAATTACAGCCTTAGCTGTTGCTCTGAAACAA GCAATGACACCAGAATATAGGGCTTACCAGGAGCAAGTTCTCAGTAATTGCTCAAAGTTTGCTGAG AGTTTGATAGGTAGAGGCTATGACCTTGTATCTGGTGGGACTGAAAATCATCTGGTCCTGGTAAACTTACGAAATAAG GGTATTGATGGCTCCCGAGTTGAAAAGGTTTTAGAGTTGGTGCACATAGCAGCTAATAAGAATACAGTTCCAGGTGATGTGTCTGCCATGGTGCCTGGTGGCATTCGTATGG GAACTCCGGCTCTCACATCTAGAGGATTTGTTGAGGACGATTTCGTTAAAGTGGCTGAGTTCTTTGATGGTGCTGTAAAGTTGGCACTTGAGATAAAGGCAAAGACAGAag GAACAAAGTTGAAGGACTTTGTGGCAACTATGAGCTCAGATACCGGGTTTCAATCTGAGATTGCAAAGCTCCGATCTGAGGTTGAGGAGTATGCAAAGCAATTCCCCACTATTGGTTTCGAGAAGGAAATGATGAAATACAAGCATTGA
- the LOC116026719 gene encoding phosphoglycerate mutase-like protein 1 gives MDASGGLSVYPLHRCKTIHLVRHAQGAHNVEGEKDHSAYLLPHLFDAHLTPIGWQQVDNLRKHVHSSGLSKRIELVVTSPLLRTMQTAVGAFGGESYTDGIDVPPLMVENCGNSSRPAISSLNCPPFLAVELCREHLGVHWCDKRRSINEYKPLFPAIDFSLIENDEDILWKEDVREPNEDVASRGMQFLKWLWTREEKEIAVVTHSGFLIHALSLFGDDCHPNVKSEVCRRFENCELRSMVIVDRSMIGSDTSTTNYPGKIPSGSDAPSDDAGVKYPNGIH, from the exons ATGGATGCTTCTGGAGGTCTGAGTGTCTATCCTCTGCATAGATGCAAAACAATACACCTG GTGAGGCATGCCCAGGGAGCTCACAATGTAGAAGGAGAAAAGGATCATAGTGCATACCTATTGCCTCACCTTTTTGATGCACATCTTACTCCTATTGGTTGGCAGCAG GTGGATAATCTTCGCAAGCATGTTCATTCATCTGGACTTTCTAAGAGGATTGAATTGGTAGTCACCTCCCCTTTATTGAG GACCATGCAAACAGCAGTTGGTGCTTTTGGTGGAGAAAGTTATACAGATGGAATAGATGTTCCTCCACTAATGGTGGAAAATTGCGGAAATAGTAGCCGACCAGCAATTTCAAGTTTAAATTGCCCTCCATTCTTAGCAGTCGAACTATGTCGAGAACATTTG GGAGTTCATTGGTGTGACAAAAGAAGAAGCATTAATGAGTACAAACCTTTATTTCCAGCTATAGACTTTTCATTG ATTGAAAATGATGAGGACATTCTATGGAAGGAGGATGTTAGGGAGCCAAATGAAGATGTTGCTTCCAGAGGAATGCAGTTCTTAAAGTG GTTGTGGACACGGGAGGAGAAGGAGATTGCAGTTGTTACTCATAGTGGATTCTTAATTCATGCCCTCAGTTTATTTGGAGATGATTGCCATCCAAATGTGAAGAGTGAAGTATGCAGAAG ATTTGAGAACTGTGAACTTCGGTCAATGGTTATTGTTGACAGAAG TATGATTGGATCAGACACTTCCACAACTAATTATCCAGGCAAAATTCCCAGTGGATCAGATGCCCCAAGTGATGATGCAGGTGTGAAATATCCTAATGGTATACATTGA